In Thermothelomyces thermophilus ATCC 42464 chromosome 4, complete sequence, a single genomic region encodes these proteins:
- a CDS encoding tyrosinase-like protein, whose product MTGNDEGGGSSSSSSSGSGRGPDNNRVSVNNYSNKTKPAYPPAYVPHASSCGKPKVRVEWKKLKESEKFAYLGAVKCLMDTKPVGVWSKATSIWDEMAWAHNEAKWNIHETDNFLPWHRYYIYMLETLLSKHCSYRGPIPWWRETDDTGNLAGANLFSPNYFGSLPPRTEDGKTTCITDGWFANTTVLLGPGAPTCLARGEDKRIAAEVTTAALDLCQGDRDTKYERHRRCVEATIHSSTHRAVGGAMESISASPSDPVFYLHHGFVDWQWARWQNVESSRKTTISGCSEPSPVPGKCVELTLDTVLKGYGLIPDMKVRDVLDIENGILCYTYDEF is encoded by the exons ATGACGGGGAAtgacgagggcggcggcagcagcagcagcagcagcagcggtagCGGTCGCGGTCCCGACAACAACAGGGTCTCGGTCAACAACTACAGCAACAAGACCAAGCCCGCCTACCCCCCCGCCTACGTCCCCCACGCGTCCTCCTGCGGGAAGCCCAAGGTCCGGGTCGAGTGGAAGAAGCTGAAAGAGTCGGAAAAGTTTGCGTACCTGGGGGCGGTCAAGTGCCTGATGGACACGAAGCCGGTCGGCGTCTGGTCCAAGGCGACGAGCATCTGGGACGAGATGGCATGGGCGCACAACGAGGCCAAATGGAACATCCACGAGACCGACAACTTCCTGCCCTGGCACCGCTACTACATCTACATGCTCGAGACGCTCCTCAGCAAGCACTGCTCCTACCGGGGGCCCATCCCCTGGTGGCGCGAGACCGACGACACCGGCAACTTGGCCGGGGCCAATCTGTTTTCGCCCAACTACTTCGGCTCGCTACCCCCCCGGACGGAAGACGGTAAGACCACATGCATTACCGACGGC TGGTTTGCCAACACCACGGTCCTTCTCGGGCCCGGCGCTCCGACTTGCCTCGCCCGGGGCGAGGATAAGAGAATCGCCGCCGAGGTGACGACGGCCGCCCTGGACCTGTGCCAAggcgacagagacaccaagtacGAGAGGCACCGTCGCTGCGTTGAGGCCACCATCCATTCCTCCACGCACCGGGCCGTCGGCGGCGCAATGGAAAGCATCAGCGCCTCCCCGAGCGACCCCGTCTTCTACCTCCACCACGGTTTCGTCGACTGGCAGTGGGCGCGCTGGCAGAACGTCGAATCCAGCCGCAAGACCACAA TTTCCGGCTGCTCCGAGCCTTCCCCGGTCCCTGGCAAATGTGTGGAGCTCACCCTAGACACGGTACTGAAGGGATATGGCTTGATACCCGACATGAAGGTCCGCGACGTTCTCGACATCGAAAACGGAATCCTGTGCTACACCTATGACGAGTtttga